From one Candidatus Chromulinivorax destructor genomic stretch:
- a CDS encoding leucyl aminopeptidase, which yields MKIQMAWSPKSLQELATQSVAILLTEDFTPADYAAVSTIVATDVATFLEHKKFKGCAGSMVTLPVIHEKKTIKFFFVGLGKKEDGVLNIETYRRALGTLITTAQAKHLESLSFVMPAAEQFGLESAFFAQQTGSILEIAGYKYDAHVSKKADAPADLAVTVSYQGSDATQAVKGFDAGHIIAQAVNRERDWVNTPPSRLTPTHIADMAQELAQEHGLQCTIFDGKKIKELGMEGLHGVSRGSHQDPRFVILEYKAKHADAQTIGFVGKGITFDSGGLSIKPADSMEEMKEDMAGAGSVINSIVALAQLQPNVNIVAVAAITENLIGPDALKPGDILKFYNGKTAEVRNTDAEGRLVLADALSYVTKNYKLDAVIDIATLTGACIYAVGPFFSALLSDNPKLSDLVKAAGERSGDKVWALPFTSDFKTAIKSEVADMQNIGNRSIAAGTITAAWFLHEFVENKTPWVHLDIASSAYNVPNISYYRSGATGSSVRLLIDLAMNWKA from the coding sequence ATGAAAATTCAGATGGCATGGAGCCCAAAAAGCCTTCAAGAGCTTGCAACGCAAAGTGTTGCTATTTTATTAACAGAAGATTTTACACCAGCTGATTATGCAGCTGTTTCTACGATTGTAGCAACTGACGTGGCGACATTTTTAGAGCATAAAAAATTTAAAGGTTGTGCTGGAAGCATGGTAACCTTACCAGTTATTCATGAGAAAAAAACTATCAAATTTTTCTTTGTTGGTCTTGGTAAAAAAGAAGATGGCGTTTTAAACATCGAAACGTATCGTCGTGCACTTGGTACATTGATAACAACAGCGCAAGCAAAGCATCTAGAATCGTTATCATTTGTGATGCCTGCAGCAGAACAATTTGGTCTTGAGAGTGCATTTTTTGCACAACAAACGGGATCAATTTTAGAAATCGCTGGCTATAAATATGATGCACACGTATCGAAAAAAGCTGATGCTCCTGCTGACTTAGCTGTCACGGTAAGCTATCAAGGATCTGATGCGACACAAGCAGTTAAAGGATTTGACGCAGGGCATATTATTGCACAGGCAGTTAACAGAGAACGTGACTGGGTTAATACTCCGCCAAGTCGTTTAACACCAACACATATTGCAGATATGGCACAAGAACTTGCTCAAGAACATGGTTTGCAATGTACTATTTTTGACGGTAAAAAAATCAAAGAATTGGGTATGGAAGGTTTGCATGGCGTTTCTCGTGGATCGCATCAAGACCCTCGTTTTGTTATTTTAGAATACAAAGCAAAACATGCAGATGCTCAAACAATTGGGTTTGTTGGTAAAGGTATTACGTTTGACTCTGGTGGACTAAGTATTAAGCCCGCAGATTCTATGGAAGAGATGAAGGAAGATATGGCTGGCGCAGGTTCAGTTATTAACTCTATCGTTGCACTTGCTCAACTACAACCAAACGTTAATATTGTTGCAGTTGCTGCCATTACCGAAAATTTAATTGGTCCTGATGCATTAAAGCCAGGCGATATTCTAAAATTCTACAATGGTAAAACAGCAGAAGTTCGTAATACTGATGCTGAAGGGCGTTTAGTTTTAGCAGATGCTTTATCGTATGTGACAAAAAATTATAAGTTAGATGCAGTTATTGACATTGCAACGTTAACAGGTGCGTGTATTTATGCAGTCGGACCATTCTTTTCTGCATTGTTGTCTGATAATCCAAAATTAAGTGATTTGGTCAAAGCAGCGGGCGAGCGTTCTGGTGATAAAGTGTGGGCGTTGCCATTTACATCTGATTTTAAAACTGCAATTAAATCTGAAGTAGCTGATATGCAAAACATTGGGAATCGATCAATTGCAGCAGGGACAATTACTGCAGCATGGTTCTTACATGAGTTTGTAGAAAACAAAACTCCATGGGTACACTTGGATATCGCAAGTTCTGCGTATAACGTGCCAAATATCAGTTATTACCGCTCTGGTGCAACAGGTTCATCGGTCAGGTTGCTGATTGATTTAGCGATGAATTGGAAAGCGTAA